The following are encoded together in the bacterium genome:
- a CDS encoding GntR family transcriptional regulator: protein MPVPKTVGRIERKFVKEQLYTTLRTWIVDGTLKPDEKVRDVDLAARFGVSRMPVREAFQRLEEDGLVQTAPNRWTRVSPLNLDDAMRIYPIVSTLEAFALRSAGPRASEIDLTKLTDANQQLARTLKTRNAAKATEADRDFHFALVRPAGNPELTAILDQLRVKLRRIEIAYFDRCALADRSVEEHLAIIRALQKGDIDAAVGAVATNWHNGLTRLLGAQTAPAKEQQG from the coding sequence ATGCCTGTACCGAAGACCGTCGGCCGTATCGAACGGAAATTCGTAAAGGAGCAGCTCTATACAACCCTCCGGACCTGGATCGTCGATGGCACGCTCAAGCCGGATGAGAAAGTACGGGACGTGGACCTCGCGGCCCGGTTTGGCGTGAGCCGAATGCCTGTCCGGGAAGCCTTTCAACGTCTCGAGGAAGACGGCCTCGTGCAGACGGCCCCGAATAGGTGGACCCGCGTCTCCCCGCTCAACCTCGACGATGCAATGCGTATCTACCCGATCGTGAGCACCCTCGAGGCGTTTGCGCTACGCTCAGCCGGCCCGCGGGCATCCGAGATCGACCTGACGAAGCTGACCGACGCCAACCAGCAGTTGGCCCGGACGCTGAAGACTCGGAACGCGGCCAAGGCCACGGAAGCCGATCGCGATTTTCATTTCGCCCTCGTACGTCCCGCGGGGAATCCTGAGCTCACGGCGATCCTCGATCAGCTGAGGGTCAAGTTGCGGCGCATTGAGATCGCCTACTTTGACCGGTGCGCCCTCGCCGACCGCTCCGTGGAAGAGCACCTGGCCATCATTCGCGCGCTGCAGAAGGGCGACATCGACGCCGCCGTCGGCGCAGTGGCCACGAATTGGCACAATGGCCTTACGAGGTTGCTCGGCGCGCAGACCGCCCCCGCCAAGGAACAGCAGGGGTAG
- the ilvE gene encoding branched-chain-amino-acid transaminase, giving the protein MRVASGDQESIVYIDGEYLPENQAKISVFDHVVLYGDGVYDTCCAWGGKVFKLDAHLDRLFESARAVKLDVPVEKSTLRRVVLETVKRNHLEEAYVKIIVTRGVGKLPLLSPYHCVPTVIVFAKPYMRLADGDDEKSIRVKIASLRRIPDESLYAKVKSSNYQNHVLARMEANEAGYDDAIELTIGGYVAEAPGYNVFVIKHGALLTPRDNILVGITRQTVLELASRHGIVSHECALTPFDLFNADEIFFSSTAGGIFPVGEVDGRRIGDGAPGPVTRRVRSLYHELLESGEASIPVY; this is encoded by the coding sequence ATGCGCGTCGCGTCCGGGGACCAGGAATCAATCGTGTATATCGACGGGGAGTATCTCCCCGAGAACCAGGCCAAGATCTCGGTCTTCGACCATGTCGTGCTGTACGGCGACGGCGTCTACGACACGTGTTGCGCCTGGGGTGGCAAAGTCTTCAAGCTGGACGCCCACCTGGACCGGTTGTTCGAGTCGGCCCGCGCGGTGAAGTTAGACGTTCCCGTTGAGAAGTCCACACTCAGACGCGTGGTGCTGGAGACGGTCAAGAGGAATCACCTCGAGGAGGCGTACGTCAAAATCATCGTCACCCGCGGGGTGGGGAAGCTCCCGTTGCTCAGCCCGTACCATTGCGTGCCGACCGTGATCGTGTTCGCGAAACCGTACATGCGTCTCGCCGATGGTGATGACGAGAAGAGTATCCGGGTGAAAATCGCCTCGCTGAGACGCATCCCGGATGAAAGCCTCTATGCGAAGGTGAAGTCCTCGAACTATCAAAACCACGTCCTCGCCAGGATGGAAGCCAATGAGGCCGGGTATGATGACGCGATTGAGCTGACGATTGGCGGGTACGTGGCGGAAGCCCCCGGATACAACGTGTTTGTCATCAAGCACGGCGCCCTTCTTACCCCGAGGGACAACATCCTTGTGGGGATTACCCGACAGACCGTTCTTGAGTTGGCATCGCGCCACGGCATCGTCAGCCACGAATGCGCCCTCACGCCCTTTGACCTGTTCAATGCCGACGAGATTTTCTTCAGCAGCACGGCGGGGGGCATTTTCCCCGTGGGGGAGGTCGACGGGCGGCGGATCGGCGATGGTGCGCCCGGGCCTGTCACGAGGCGGGTGCGGTCGCTCTACCATGAGCTGCTTGAAAGCGGTGAGGCGAGTATACCCGTGTATTGA
- a CDS encoding transporter substrate-binding domain-containing protein produces MGTGSNWSGVMRVMLAGSLAVIVVALTLPAAWSDDPLSRLKAAGVLRVANTQASPPWSLLDERNQPAGYDIDVALDLARRLGIPKVSFIQSTFADFIPGVQSDRYDIVISGQTITDERLKQVDFSVPYEVNGVAIFVGSSNQSLKTLADLSGRRIGVTAGGTQETFARESIPRADVRTYSNAILALTDLHVGRIDAALYSKFTGAFLAERHGLKVRPLPTLLNYEVNGMSFKKGQADLKAAVDNAVVAMIADGTLTKISKKWLGGLDMAADLTARGLVKVK; encoded by the coding sequence ATGGGCACAGGTTCCAACTGGTCCGGGGTTATGCGGGTGATGCTCGCGGGGTCGCTCGCGGTGATCGTGGTGGCCCTGACTCTGCCCGCGGCATGGAGCGACGACCCGCTTAGCCGACTCAAGGCGGCCGGGGTGCTCCGCGTAGCCAACACGCAGGCGTCACCTCCGTGGAGTCTCCTCGACGAGCGTAACCAGCCCGCCGGATACGACATCGACGTGGCCCTCGATCTCGCGAGGCGCCTCGGGATCCCTAAGGTGTCGTTCATCCAATCCACCTTTGCCGACTTCATTCCCGGCGTGCAATCGGATCGGTACGATATCGTCATCTCCGGCCAAACCATTACCGACGAACGGCTGAAGCAGGTCGACTTCTCGGTCCCCTACGAGGTCAACGGCGTCGCCATCTTCGTCGGGTCATCGAACCAGTCGCTCAAAACCCTGGCCGACCTCTCGGGCAGGCGGATCGGCGTCACCGCTGGCGGCACGCAGGAGACGTTTGCGCGGGAGAGCATCCCCCGAGCCGATGTGCGCACCTATTCGAACGCGATCCTGGCGCTCACCGATCTGCACGTCGGCCGGATCGACGCGGCCCTCTACTCGAAGTTCACAGGCGCCTTCCTCGCGGAGCGCCACGGCCTCAAGGTGCGGCCGCTGCCGACCCTCTTGAATTATGAAGTCAACGGCATGTCCTTCAAGAAGGGACAGGCCGATCTCAAGGCGGCGGTCGACAACGCGGTCGTGGCGATGATCGCCGACGGTACGCTGACCAAGATCTCGAAGAAGTGGCTGGGCGGACTCGACATGGCGGCAGACCTGACCGCCCGGGGCCTCGTCAAGGTGAAGTAG
- a CDS encoding amino acid ABC transporter permease — MDLVGRALPLLLRGLAVTVGLGISAFVIGCGLGLAIALARFSGGRLLRFAAGAYVSVFRGTPLLVQILLIYFALPQVGVRLEPIPSALLALSLNASAYLGENFRSGLVAVDKGQWEAALSLGMASARILRRIILPQAIRVALPPIGSRFIALMKDTSLASVVTVVELTRVAENVGSATFRYMEMFVIVGVMYWIVNTLLQLVQEGLERRMQRAY, encoded by the coding sequence ATGGATCTGGTCGGGCGCGCGCTCCCGCTCCTCTTACGCGGCCTCGCCGTGACCGTGGGGCTGGGCATATCGGCCTTCGTCATCGGCTGTGGTCTCGGCCTCGCCATCGCCCTGGCGCGGTTTTCCGGGGGGCGCCTGTTGCGCTTTGCGGCGGGCGCCTATGTGTCGGTCTTTCGCGGCACCCCGTTACTGGTGCAAATTCTCCTCATCTACTTTGCCCTGCCGCAGGTGGGCGTGCGCCTCGAGCCCATTCCGTCGGCGTTGCTCGCCTTGTCGCTGAACGCGTCCGCGTACCTCGGGGAGAACTTCCGCTCGGGCCTGGTCGCGGTGGACAAAGGACAGTGGGAGGCCGCGCTCTCGCTCGGTATGGCGTCCGCCCGCATCCTAAGACGGATCATCCTGCCGCAGGCGATCCGCGTGGCGCTGCCGCCGATCGGGAGCCGGTTCATCGCCCTGATGAAGGACACGTCGCTCGCGTCCGTCGTCACGGTCGTCGAGCTCACGCGGGTGGCGGAAAACGTCGGGTCGGCGACGTTCCGGTACATGGAGATGTTTGTCATCGTGGGCGTGATGTACTGGATCGTGAACACGCTGCTGCAACTCGTGCAGGAAGGCCTCGAGCGACGGATGCAACGGGCGTATTGA
- a CDS encoding amino acid ABC transporter ATP-binding protein yields the protein MGTLECQIRTEGLRKRFGPLEVLKGVDISVTRGDVVVIMGPSGSGKTTLLRCMNLLEEPDAGRVTVCGLEVPGRSVLRGRERARRIREIRIRVGMVFQQFNLFPHMTVLQNIVEAPLSVQGVPHREARVLGEALLDRVGLADKRDEYPSRLSGGQKQRVAIARALAMKPEVVLFDEPTSALDPELHEEVLQTMRELARDGMTMAVVTHEVGFAREAADRVFFMDDGVIVEEGDAAQFFAHPQHPRARAFLRSVVHNV from the coding sequence ATGGGGACGCTCGAGTGCCAGATCCGGACCGAGGGATTGCGCAAGCGGTTCGGGCCGCTCGAGGTGCTCAAGGGCGTCGACATCAGCGTGACCCGCGGCGATGTCGTCGTGATCATGGGGCCGTCCGGGTCGGGGAAGACCACGCTGCTTCGGTGCATGAACCTGCTCGAGGAGCCCGACGCCGGCCGCGTCACCGTCTGCGGCCTGGAGGTCCCGGGACGATCGGTGTTGCGGGGACGCGAACGCGCGCGCCGGATCCGGGAGATCCGCATCCGGGTCGGCATGGTGTTCCAGCAGTTCAACCTCTTTCCCCATATGACGGTGTTGCAAAATATTGTCGAGGCGCCGCTCTCGGTGCAGGGCGTGCCGCACCGCGAGGCCCGCGTCCTCGGGGAGGCCCTACTGGACCGTGTGGGGCTCGCGGACAAGCGGGACGAATACCCGTCGCGACTCTCCGGAGGCCAGAAGCAACGCGTTGCCATCGCGCGGGCGCTGGCGATGAAGCCGGAGGTCGTGCTGTTCGACGAGCCGACGTCCGCTCTCGATCCGGAGCTGCACGAGGAGGTCCTGCAGACTATGCGCGAGCTGGCCCGCGACGGCATGACCATGGCGGTCGTGACGCATGAGGTGGGCTTCGCGCGAGAGGCGGCCGACCGCGTCTTCTTCATGGACGATGGGGTCATTGTTGAGGAGGGGGACGCGGCGCAGTTCTTCGCCCACCCGCAGCACCCCCGCGCCCGGGCGTTCTTGCGCAGCGTCGTCCACAACGTGTAA
- a CDS encoding tyrosine-type recombinase/integrase, translating into MLRLLEAGKRHGPRAHAMVLLAIRHGLRVSEVTGLRVKHVNVKEGWIRVERLKGSLTTVQTLERHPGQPLLDEVRVLSRWLRERRDDGSGVLFVSSHGGQMNRSTFARLWRRLAAAAGLPPVEWHPHVAKHPTGTLLARSGASAFLIRQYLGHHRLL; encoded by the coding sequence GTGCTCCGGCTCCTCGAGGCTGGCAAGCGGCATGGTCCCCGCGCTCACGCCATGGTGCTCTTGGCGATCCGGCACGGCCTGCGGGTGTCGGAGGTCACGGGCCTGCGGGTCAAGCACGTCAACGTGAAGGAGGGCTGGATCCGCGTCGAGCGGCTGAAGGGCAGTCTCACCACGGTGCAGACGCTCGAGCGCCACCCCGGCCAGCCGCTGCTAGACGAGGTGCGCGTGCTCAGCCGGTGGCTGCGGGAACGGCGGGACGACGGCAGCGGCGTCCTGTTCGTCTCCTCGCACGGCGGCCAGATGAACCGCTCGACCTTCGCCCGACTCTGGCGGCGCCTGGCCGCGGCGGCCGGCCTGCCGCCGGTCGAGTGGCATCCGCACGTCGCCAAACACCCGACCGGAACGCTGCTCGCCCGCTCGGGCGCGAGCGCGTTCCTAATCCGGCAGTACCTCGGCCACCACAGGCTCCTTTAG
- a CDS encoding galactose oxidase-like domain-containing protein: MDVYLKIESIANYNPVNPQPKPMQVYRRDCMRGMGHEDGNIPPSEILARGLTALVYREYLDSAYTIPKPDKLVLADINEPVYYARVPGTVIYAHPGERLHIHVLNGAAEPHSFHLHGLRYGIDGDGAWPLGVQSSDGRRSDEICPGQTWTYTYDITDDMVGAWPFHDHYKTIGDFINRGLFGGIVVLPRKHHKPPEMALFPELEEFLELHEKRGKLPPAQQITALAEHLKEWAEFPHVRHAPMEHHPMLHVPLFFHLMAGLSGQPAFNKNPFNPGDPPFVVTFGAPATFNFHCNFHAVMTGTVTVAVGGADTASFNLVGPPMKFVNPATNTNTATVRPGGTVQWVHASMETHSVTEDGAGIPSFCLNGRSFVGNTPTIEAVTGQKIRWYVFDLDLGTIWHNFHPHAQRWQFGGETIDVRSLSPAESFVAETTAPPVLLLPPEIEKTQPPESRPKHAKAYHLRADFLVHCHVEMHMMQGLAGLVRSRQTVWLTDAQADILRNATGLPVDPGGNDCAPIDLERCHTLDNGKWTEVPDGTPPKLHSTLMHSTLVPKTDKVLFWGYWYQETQLWDSATGVYSDPAKQPADSQTPRDTLFSNLHSAGHAYLDTDEGTLLAHGGESDPSGTVAHRQSFLFHGATNEWKITDPTEDGRFYSTSLTLGDGKILTLFGTPLSPGHGYRIEVYDPVTQKWQKPPIDIPASFDYLYYPWTYLLPGGDLFSAGNADHVVPGTPPGAGPSVSRRYNWAAPIDDPAKRWNSQKGNRSIFAQSGTSVLLPLRPPAYAPRVLMVGGNTPDAQGTAEVIDLSVATPAWTVVPKDLNVPRPEQVNSVILPDGRVFVAGGVPGTSFGTVGPSEILDPENLAAGWTLGPTMKYARGYHSSAILLPDGSVLMGGGEPEGATVERPLERYFPGYFFKPRPSIVGAPATIGYGATFNVDTPNAASIAEVVLLRPGAVTHGFNQSQRFVGCAISAVSATSIDAKAPPDGTYAPPGWYLLFLVDGGRVPSVARWIRLH, from the coding sequence GGTGATCTACGCGCACCCGGGGGAACGCTTACACATTCACGTGCTAAACGGCGCCGCCGAGCCGCACAGCTTCCATCTCCATGGCCTCCGGTACGGAATCGATGGCGACGGCGCGTGGCCGCTCGGGGTTCAAAGCAGCGACGGGCGCCGCTCCGACGAAATCTGTCCCGGCCAGACCTGGACCTACACGTATGACATAACCGACGACATGGTCGGCGCATGGCCTTTCCATGACCACTACAAGACTATCGGCGACTTCATAAACCGCGGGCTGTTCGGAGGGATCGTCGTTCTCCCGCGCAAGCACCATAAGCCGCCTGAAATGGCGCTGTTTCCGGAGCTCGAAGAATTCCTCGAGCTCCACGAAAAGCGGGGGAAGCTGCCGCCTGCACAGCAGATCACCGCGCTCGCCGAGCACCTCAAGGAATGGGCGGAGTTCCCACATGTGCGCCACGCCCCCATGGAGCACCACCCGATGCTACATGTGCCGCTGTTCTTCCACCTCATGGCCGGCCTTAGCGGGCAGCCGGCATTCAACAAGAACCCGTTCAACCCAGGCGACCCGCCCTTCGTTGTGACGTTCGGCGCGCCCGCCACATTTAACTTCCACTGCAACTTCCACGCAGTGATGACAGGCACGGTTACTGTCGCCGTCGGCGGCGCCGACACGGCCAGCTTTAACCTCGTCGGACCCCCCATGAAGTTCGTCAACCCCGCCACCAACACCAACACCGCGACGGTGCGCCCAGGCGGCACCGTCCAATGGGTCCACGCCAGCATGGAAACCCACAGCGTCACTGAAGATGGCGCCGGCATCCCGAGCTTCTGCCTGAATGGTCGTTCCTTCGTCGGCAATACACCCACCATCGAGGCGGTGACAGGCCAGAAGATCCGCTGGTACGTGTTCGACCTCGACCTTGGCACCATCTGGCACAACTTCCATCCGCACGCGCAGCGCTGGCAGTTCGGCGGAGAGACGATCGACGTGCGCAGCCTGAGCCCCGCCGAGTCGTTCGTCGCAGAGACCACCGCGCCGCCCGTTCTTCTGTTGCCGCCCGAGATCGAGAAGACGCAGCCACCTGAGTCCCGGCCGAAGCACGCCAAGGCCTATCATCTGCGCGCCGACTTCCTCGTCCACTGCCATGTTGAGATGCACATGATGCAAGGACTAGCCGGCCTAGTGCGCTCCCGCCAGACGGTGTGGCTCACCGACGCCCAGGCCGACATCCTGCGCAACGCGACCGGGCTTCCAGTCGATCCAGGCGGCAACGACTGTGCGCCGATCGACCTGGAGCGTTGTCACACCCTGGACAACGGTAAGTGGACGGAGGTTCCTGATGGGACACCGCCCAAGCTGCACTCCACGCTGATGCACTCCACGCTGGTGCCGAAGACCGACAAGGTGCTTTTCTGGGGCTATTGGTACCAGGAGACGCAGCTCTGGGACAGCGCCACCGGCGTTTACAGCGATCCGGCCAAGCAGCCCGCCGACTCCCAAACGCCGCGCGACACGCTGTTCTCGAACCTCCACTCCGCCGGACACGCCTATCTCGACACTGACGAAGGCACCTTGCTCGCGCACGGTGGCGAGTCCGACCCCAGCGGCACGGTCGCGCACCGCCAGTCGTTCCTCTTCCACGGCGCGACGAACGAATGGAAGATCACCGACCCGACGGAAGATGGCCGTTTCTACTCGACCAGCCTCACGCTTGGCGACGGGAAGATCCTCACACTCTTTGGCACGCCGCTCAGCCCGGGGCATGGATACCGCATCGAGGTGTACGACCCGGTGACGCAAAAATGGCAGAAGCCGCCAATCGACATCCCAGCGTCCTTCGATTACCTCTACTACCCCTGGACCTATCTGTTGCCAGGCGGCGACCTCTTCTCCGCCGGCAATGCCGACCACGTGGTGCCGGGCACCCCGCCCGGAGCTGGACCGAGCGTCTCGCGCCGCTACAATTGGGCCGCGCCTATCGACGATCCGGCCAAGCGCTGGAACAGCCAGAAGGGCAACCGCAGTATCTTCGCCCAGAGCGGGACGTCGGTGCTGCTGCCGCTGCGCCCGCCGGCGTACGCCCCGCGCGTCCTGATGGTGGGCGGCAACACACCCGACGCACAAGGTACCGCCGAGGTGATCGACCTCTCGGTCGCGACGCCCGCCTGGACGGTGGTGCCGAAGGACCTCAACGTGCCGCGGCCCGAGCAGGTCAACTCGGTGATCCTGCCCGACGGGCGAGTGTTCGTCGCGGGCGGCGTCCCCGGCACGAGCTTCGGGACCGTGGGCCCATCGGAGATTCTCGATCCGGAGAACCTGGCCGCTGGATGGACGCTCGGCCCCACCATGAAGTACGCGCGCGGCTACCACTCCTCCGCGATCCTGCTACCCGACGGCAGCGTGCTCATGGGGGGTGGCGAACCGGAGGGGGCGACGGTCGAGAGACCCCTTGAGCGCTACTTCCCCGGCTACTTCTTCAAACCGCGGCCATCGATCGTCGGGGCCCCGGCCACCATAGGGTATGGCGCTACGTTCAATGTCGACACTCCGAACGCAGCGTCTATCGCCGAGGTTGTATTGCTGCGGCCAGGCGCCGTCACTCACGGCTTCAACCAGTCACAGCGCTTCGTCGGCTGCGCTATCTCCGCGGTTAGCGCGACGTCGATCGACGCGAAGGCCCCGCCTGACGGCACGTACGCCCCTCCGGGCTGGTACCTACTCTTCCTCGTCGATGGCGGCCGCGTTCCGTCGGTAGCCCGATGGATTCGCCTCCACTGA